A genomic stretch from Apodemus sylvaticus chromosome 12, mApoSyl1.1, whole genome shotgun sequence includes:
- the Slc30a10 gene encoding zinc transporter 10 isoform X1, with the protein MGRYSGKTCRLLFMLVLTAAFFVAELVSGYLGNSIALLSDSFNMLSDLISLCVGLGSGYIARRGSRGSGATYGYVRAEVVGALSNAVFLTALCFTIFVEAVLRLARPERIDDPELVLIVGALGLAVNVVGLLIFQDCGACFSRCTRQRQTRPSQPPLQGDPCGALGCPQDAATATAPGSGTAVTLRGASAGRKQQEGATVFSNVAGDSLNTQNEPEEMTKKEKKSEALNIRGVLLHVMGDALGSVVVVITAIIFYVRPLRSEDPCNWQCYIDPSLTVVMVVIILSSAFPLIKETAVILLQMVPKGVNMEDLMNQLSTVPGISSVHEVHIWELISGKIIATLHIKHQKGTDYQDASRKIREIFHRAGIHNVTIQFETLDLKETLEQKDFLLTCSAPCISQSCAKKLCCPPGTLPLALVNGCAEHNGGPPLESYRSIEAPEVAIDMTLDGCPREQGQTLSKTQERQHYENSTHF; encoded by the exons ATGGGCCGTTACTCCGGCAAGACGTGCAGGCTGCTGTTCATGCTGGTGCTCACCGCGGCCTTCTTCGTGGCTGAGCTGGTGTCGGGTTACCTGGGCAACTCCATCGCGCTGCTCTCAGACTCGTTCAACATGCTGTCCGACCTGATCTCGCTGTGCGTGGGCTTGGGCTCCGGCTACATCGCGCGGCGCGGTTCCCGCGGCTCCGGCGCGACCTACGGCTACGTGCGAGCCGAGGTGGTGGGCGCGCTCAGCAACGCGGTCTTCCTCACCGCTCTCTGCTTCACCATCTTCGTGGAGGCCGTGTTGCGCCTCGCGCGGCCCGAGCGCATCGACGACCCGGAGCTGGTGCTCATCGTGGGCGCCTTAGGGCTGGCCGTCAACGTGGTGGGGCTGCTCATCTTCCAGGACTGCGGCGCCTGCTTCTCCCGCTGCACGCGGCAGCGCCAGACCCGCCCTTCGCAGCCGCCTCTCCAGGGGGATCCTTGTGGCGCTTTGGGGTGTCCACAAGATGCTGCGACAGCCACAGCTCCCGGCTCGGGCACAGCAGTGACTCTCCGGGGGGCCTCGGCCGGAAGAAAGCAGCAGGAGGGCGCGACCGTGTTCTCGAATGTAGCAG GTGATTCCCTGAACACCCAGAATGAACCAGAAGAGATGACGAAAAAAGAGAAGAAGTCTGAAGCATTGAATATCAGAG GTGTTCTTTTGCATGTGATGGGAGATGCCTTGGGGTCCGTGGTTGTGGTCATCACGGCCATCATATTCTATGTTCGGCCCCTGAGAAGTGAAGACCCGTGTAACTGGCAATGCTACATTGACCCCAGTTTGACTGTTGTCATGGTCGTCATTATCTTATCGTCAGCTTTCCCACTGATCAAGGAGACCGCTGTCATCCTGCTGCAGATGGTCCCGAAGGGAGTTAACATGGAAGACCTGA TGAACCAGCTGTCTACCGTGCCTGGGATTAGCAGTGTGCATGAAGTACACATCTGGGAACTGATAAGTGGGAAGATCATTGCCACCTTGCACATCAAGCATCAGAAGGGCACAGACTATCAGGATGCCAGTAGAAAAATCCGAGAGATCTTCCACCGTGCTGGAATCCACAACGTGACCATTCAGTTCGAAACGTTGGACTTGAAGGAAACCCTGGAGCAGAAGGACTTCTTGCTGACCTGCAGTGCCCCCTGCATCTCCCAGAGTTGTGCTAAGAAGCTGTGCTGTCCCCCGGGGACATTGCCTCTGGCTCTCGTCAATGGTTGTGCAGAGCACAACGGTGGGCCCCCTCTGGAGTCTTACCGAAGCATAGAAGCTCCAGAAGTGGCCATTGATATGACTTTGGATGGCTGTCCAAGGGAGCAGGGACAGACTCTCAGCAAGACTCAAGAGAGACAGCACTATGAAAACAGTACTCATTTTTAG